Proteins encoded within one genomic window of Calonectris borealis chromosome 1, bCalBor7.hap1.2, whole genome shotgun sequence:
- the IRAG2 gene encoding inositol 1,4,5-triphosphate receptor associated 2 isoform X1 — protein MMDSSLTEINCAEPTPPASLIPSSDHLTSPQEVLTSSVESTAPVTGCLVMEKKSPKCSREKEEDVPTSVAMEKNNDKDPAGPVSGVDLTKKEFCPVMEEQKPAFQNVLKQDPEVGQEKKNNKEQSEEAPAVVPSRKGISPTAGGIKADKTKQNEPDSPNEKEVEAEFLRLSLGFKCDLFTLDKRVRLEERSRDLAEENLKKEITNALKMLEALVPLCEEDNQAQEIIKKLQKSLQFLSQYAARVASRAEMLGAINQESRVSKAVEVMIQHVENLKRMYAKEHAELEELKQVLLQNERSFSSLGDRDESMNKKLPNSFNFKPSSSLRRVSIATLPRSAGNAGTGLPLAQFHEPDGDERSDKFNRRSSSWGRLGAKQNEKRPSLQRFISTYSWAEYEDEHAETKNEQSESPAEVQEEPSRKESISEKGKCSSKWNLESVCNLMSSWASHFKTSFSNANKTLWVSVSILVLLAALTSFLTGLSLQRPADAAPVGTGDSWTSLQQLLWPYTGLQHNGPPPV, from the exons ATGATGGACTCTTCACTTACGGAG ATCAACTGTGCAGAGCCAACACCACCAGCCAGTCTGATCCCATCCAG TGATCACTTAACTTCACCCCAAGAAGTTCTTACATCCTCTGTGGAAAGCACTGCACCAGTAACGG GCTGCCTTGTTATGGAGAAAAAATCACCCAAGTGCTCACGTGAAAAAGAGGAAGATGTGCCAACTTCCGTAGCAATGGAGAAAAACAACGATAAGGATCCGGCTGGTCCTGTATCAG GTGTGGATCTGACCAAGAAGGAATTCTGTCCCGTGATGGAAGAACAAAAacctgcatttcaaaatgttttaaagcaagaCCCG GAGGTgggccaggaaaagaaaaataataaagagcAGAGTGAGGAAGCACCAGCTGTGGTTCCCAGTAGGAAAG GGATTTCTCCTACTGCAGGTGGCATTAAAGcagataaaacaaagcaaaatgagcC TGACTCTCCTAATGAGAAAGAAGTGGAG GCTGAATTTCTGAGGTTGTCTTTAGGGTTTAAATGTGACTTGTTTACCTTGGACAAGAGAGTGAGGCTTGAAGAAAGGTCCCGAGACTTGGctgaagaaaatttgaaaaaggagaTCACAAATGCTCTAAAGATGTTAGAG GCTTTAGTTCCTTTGTGTGAAGAAGATAACCAAGCGCAGGAGATTATTAAGAAGTTGCAGAAAAGCTTGCAGTTCCTTAGCCAGTATGCAGCCCGAGTCGCCAGTAGAGCAGAGATGCTGGGAGCTATTAATCAG GAGAGCCGTGTCAGCAAGGCTGTGGAAGTAATGATTCAACATGTGGAAAACCTGAAGCGCATGTACGCAAAAGAACACGCAGAACTTGAGGAGCTGAAACAGGTCCTGCTCCAGAATGAGAGATCCTTTAGTTCTCTTGGAGATCGAG ATGAATCTATGAATAAAAAGCTACCAAATTCTTTCAACTTTAAG CCATCATCATCCCTTCGAAGAGTTAGCATTGCAACATTGCCTAGGAGTGCTGGAAATGCAGGTACTGGGTTGCCACTG GCCCAATTCCATGAACCTGATGGAGATGAACGGAGTGATAAATTCAACAGGAGATCAAGCAGTTG GGGACGACTgggagcaaagcaaaatgagaagcGTCCTTCACTACAGCGTTTCATTAGCACGTATTCCTGGGCAGAGTATGAAGACGAACATGCTGAAACAAA AAATGAGCAGTCGGAATCACCTGCTGAAGTACAAGAAGAACCATCAAGGAAGGAAAGTatctctgaaaaaggaaaatgttcatcAAAATGGAACCTAGAGTCAGT GTGCAATTTAATGTCATCGTGGGCATCCCATTTCAAGACGTCCTTTTCCAACGCTAACAAAACTCTCTGGGTTTCTGTTTCCATCCTGGTACTGCTTGCTGCTCTTACGAGCTTCCTCACTGGGCTGTCTCTTCAAAGACCAGCAGATGCAGCGCCTGTAGGAACTGGGGACTCCTGGACTTCACTACAGCAACTGTTGTGGCCATATACAGGACTTCAACACAATGGACCACCCCCAGTATAA